A section of the Geoalkalibacter sp. genome encodes:
- a CDS encoding lysylphosphatidylglycerol synthase transmembrane domain-containing protein has protein sequence MAMETTVPKSLRIGWVAGLVLLLGVITLVMGRAEEQKFIDLFRRSAPQWLVAAALLQSLTYVCAAASWQQSLRRLGQFRSLSSLIPLGLAKLFTDQAVPSAGLSGTILLIHSLERRHISREGALGTVLIELVAYYASYILCVAAALLVLWLHGDLSRSLLIPATALTLLALGVPWLLFWLRRHPGFFLTDRLRHLPWFKSSLETLEAVPAAVLRSPTLMARVIALHAMIFVLDALTLLVMLRAVGTHLPFAQVFACFIMASVVATLLIMPGGLGTFEGTCVAMLHVFGVPLEVGLAATLLLRGFTFWLPMLPGLWLARREMI, from the coding sequence ATGGCGATGGAAACTACCGTTCCCAAAAGTTTGCGCATAGGCTGGGTGGCCGGACTGGTATTGCTGCTGGGCGTCATCACCCTGGTCATGGGTCGCGCCGAGGAGCAAAAATTTATCGATCTGTTCCGTCGCTCCGCACCCCAGTGGCTTGTGGCGGCAGCCCTCCTGCAAAGCCTGACCTATGTCTGCGCGGCGGCCTCCTGGCAGCAAAGCCTCCGGCGCCTGGGTCAGTTCCGCTCCTTGTCCAGCCTGATCCCCTTGGGGTTGGCCAAGCTCTTTACCGATCAGGCGGTGCCGTCGGCCGGATTGAGCGGTACGATCCTTCTGATCCATTCCCTAGAACGCCGCCATATCTCCAGGGAGGGAGCTTTAGGCACGGTGCTGATCGAACTGGTCGCCTACTATGCTTCGTATATTCTATGCGTCGCGGCGGCCCTGCTGGTTCTTTGGCTCCATGGCGACCTGAGCCGGTCCCTGCTGATTCCTGCCACCGCCCTGACCCTGCTGGCCTTGGGCGTGCCCTGGCTGCTGTTCTGGCTGCGCCGCCACCCGGGCTTTTTCCTGACCGATCGTTTACGGCACCTGCCCTGGTTCAAGTCGAGTCTCGAAACCCTGGAAGCCGTTCCGGCGGCTGTGCTGCGATCGCCAACCCTCATGGCGCGGGTCATTGCCTTGCATGCCATGATTTTTGTGTTGGATGCCCTCACCCTGCTGGTCATGCTGCGTGCCGTCGGCACCCACCTGCCGTTTGCCCAAGTCTTCGCCTGTTTCATCATGGCTTCGGTCGTCGCCACCCTGCTGATCATGCCCGGTGGCCTGGGCACCTTTGAAGGCACCTGCGTCGCCATGCTTCATGTGTTCGGCGTGCCCCTGGAGGTCGGGCTGGCGGCGACGCTGCTGCTGCGAGGTTTCACCTTCTGGCTGCCCATGCTGCCGGGTCTGTGGCTGGCGAGAAGAGAGATGATCTGA